The following are encoded together in the Tripterygium wilfordii isolate XIE 37 chromosome 3, ASM1340144v1, whole genome shotgun sequence genome:
- the LOC119995426 gene encoding transcription repressor OFP13-like — protein MVKKMKLSFLSKAWPSCNQPRTLSFREFKTINSAYVVDAVDTTTTTTHDYSILSTNSLESPSFSTLMSEDSGGDCSIERMIQGLRSERLFFEPGESNSILEESKSGGFPFKQSLVMSMESEDPYVDFRKSMEEMVEAHGVKDWEGLEELFCWYLRVNGKNNHGYIVGAFVDLLVSICIHDFSRAHNYVNVVSSSPSSPLSFCTSSCDDGSSSSLTPCISSMEAESTSQNREKDDDGVSS, from the coding sequence ATGGTCAAGAAAATGAAGCTCTCATTTCTCTCCAAGGCATGGCCTTCTTGCAATCAACCAAGAACTCTCTCTTTCCGTGAGTTCAAGACCATCAATTCAGCCTATGTTGTTGATGCTGTGgacacaacaacaacaactactCATGATTACTCAATATTGTCCACAAATTCCTTGGAATCACCTAGTTTTTCAACACTAATGTCTGAAGATTCAGGTGGGGATTGTTCAATAGAGAGAATGATTCAAGGTTTAAGGTCAGAGAGGCTCTTCTTTGAGCCAGGAGAGAGTAATTCAATACTAGAAGAGTCAAAGTCAGGTGGGTTTCCATTTAAACAAAGCTTGGTGATGTCAATGGAGTCAGAAGACCCCTATGTggattttaggaaatcaatggAGGAGATGGTGGAGGCTCATGGAGTGAAGGATTGGGAAGGTCTTGAAGAGCTTTTCTGCTGGTATTTGAGAGTGAATGGGAAGAACAATCATGGTTACATTGTTGGTGcttttgttgatttgcttgttTCAATTTGTATTCATGATTTCTCTAGGGCTCATAATTACGTCAATGTTGTTTcttcctctccttcttctccaTTGTCGTTCTGTACTTCATCTTGTGATGATggttcctcttcttctttaacTCCTTGTATTTCTTCCATGGAAGCAGAGAGTACTAGTCAGAACAGAGAGAAAGATGATGATGGTGTTTCATCTTAA
- the LOC119995306 gene encoding transcription repressor OFP6-like, producing MSTNKRRFVLSKVSVKLGCTSSCMRPKLSNIFNPNPKPKPKPPQTHHHHRINHHYSSSSTSSSRNTTTTLSPTTPTPPPRYYDNWDTTEKYTSPRSVGAFGRVGGENVAVEKDSDDPYLDFRRSMLQMIVENEIYSKQDLRELLNCFLQLNAPYHHGIIVEAFREIWNGVFSQKLRTGFVSRDF from the coding sequence ATGTCCACTAACAAGAGAAGGTTCGTCCTTAGCAAAGTCTCAGTGAAGCTCGGGTGCACCAGCAGCTGCATGAGACCAAAGCTATCCAACATTTTCAACCCAAaccccaagcccaagcccaagccgcCACAGacgcaccaccaccaccgaatCAACCACCACTACTCCTCCTCTTCAACCTCATCATCTCGAAACACCACCACCACACTCTCTCCAACCACACCCACGCCGCCCCCACGTTACTACGACAACTGGGACACCACCGAGAAGTACACGAGTCCGAGAAGTGTTGGTGCGTTCGGGCGCGTAGGTGGGGAGAACGTGGCAGTGGAGAAGGACTCGGATGACCCGTACTTGGATTTTCGACGTTCAATGCTTCAGATGATAGTGGAGAACGAAATATACTCCAAACAAGATCTCAGGGAACTTCTCAACTGCTTTTTGCAGCTAAACGCACCGTATCATCACGGGATTATCGTTGAAGCCTTCCGTGAGATCTGGAACGGAGTGTTCTCGCAGAAGCTGCGTACTGGATTCGTCTCACGTGACTTCTAG
- the LOC119995241 gene encoding probable CCR4-associated factor 1 homolog 11 — translation MCTAKLPPASPSVPIVIRSVWSDNLDFEFELIRSLASKYRWFSMDTEFPGVVVKPADMPANDNTNVIHRNPAANYVSLKTNVDLLHLIQIGVTISDDEGNLPDLGTGTCYIWEFNFRDFDITRDFHAHDSVELLRRQGIDFERNRVYGIDSARFAELMMSSGLVLDDEVSWVTFHCAYDFGYLVKILTQRPLPDEMSDFLNLVRVFFGPSVYDVKHLMRFCDSLHGGLDRVATDLNVERIGNSHHAGSDSLVTMQVFQKMEGLYFSGGKIKKYANVLYGLKMVS, via the coding sequence ATGTGCACCGCCAAGCTTCCGCCTGCATCGCCGTCCGTACCGATCGTGATCCGCTCCGTTTGGTCCGATAATCTGGATTTTGAATTTGAGTTGATCAGATCCTTAGCTTCAAAATATCGGTGGTTCTCCATGGACACGGAATTTCCAGGCGTAGTGGTCAAGCCCGCCGACATGCCGGCTAACGATAATACGAATGTAATTCATCGGAATCCTGCCGCCAACTATGTCAGCCTTAAGACCAACGTGGACTTGCTCCATCTCATCCAGATCGGCGTCACAATATCGGATGATGAGGGGAATCTTCCAGATCTCGGTACCGGAACTTGTTATATATGGGAATTCAACTTCAGGGATTTCGACATCACGCGGGATTTCCACGCGCATGATTCGGTCGAGCTATTGAGAAGACAGGGCATTGATTTCGAGCGGAACCGCGTTTACGGAATAGACTCTGCAAGATTCGCGGAGTTGATGATGTCATCGGGCCTGGTGTTGGACGACGAGGTGAGTTGGGTTACCTTTCACTGCGCGTATGATTTTGGATACCTTGTCAAGATCTTGACGCAGCGACCATTGCCTGACGAAATGAGCGACTTCTTGAATCTGGTGAGGGTGTTCTTTGGCCCTAGCGTATACGATGTGAAACACCTGATGAGATTCTGCGATAGCTTGCATGGGGGTCTGGACCGCGTTGCGACGGACTTGAATGTAGAACGGATAGGGAACAGCCACCATGCTGGTTCGGATAGTTTGGTGACCATGCAGGTTTTTCAGAAGATGGAAGGGCTATATTTTAGCGGAGGAAAGATCAAGAAGTACGCAAATGTTTTGTATGGTTTAAAGATGGTTTCCTGA
- the LOC119993492 gene encoding ubiquitin-conjugating enzyme E2 variant 1D, with product MALGSGGSSVVVPRNFRLLEELERGEKGIGDGTVSYGMDDGDDIYMRSWTGTIIGPHNTVHEGRIYQLKLFCDKDYPEKPPSVRFHSRINITCVNHETGVVEPKKFGLLANWQREYTMEDILTQLKKEMAAPHNRKLVQPPEGTYF from the exons ATGGCGCTTGGCTCAGGAGGATCGAGTGTCGTAG TCCCTCGGAACTTCAGATTGCTGGAGGAACTTGAACGTGGAGAGAAAGGTATTGGAGACGGCACTGTCAGCTATGGAATGGATGATGGAGATGACATTTATATGCGCTCCTGGACTGGCACAATAATTGGCCCCCACAAT acTGTACATGAAGGTAGAATTTATCAATTGAAGCTCTTTTGTGATAAAGATTACCCAGAGAAGCCTCCAAGTGTTCGATTTCATTCACGGATCAACATAACTTGTGTCAACCATGAAACTGGAGTG GTGGAACCGAAAAAGTTTGGGCTTCTTGCGAATTGGCAGCGAGAGTATACCATGGAGGATATTTTGACGCAGCTGAAGAAAGAGATGGCAGCCCCGCATAACAGGAAGCTGGTCCAACCTCCAGAGGGTACCTACTTCTAG
- the LOC119993483 gene encoding peptidyl-prolyl cis-trans isomerase CYP59: MSVLIVTSLGDIVVDLYADKCPLTCKNFLKLCKIKYYNGCLFHTVQKDFTAQTGDPTGTGTGGDSVYKLLYGDQARFFSDEIHLDLKHSKMGTVAMASAGENLNASQFYVTLRSDLDYLDGKHTVFGEVAEGIETLTRINDAYVDEKNRPYKNIRIKHTYVLDDPFDDPHQLAELIPEASPEGKPNDEVDVDVRLEDDWVPLDEQLGPAELEEMVRVKEAHSSAVVLESIGDIPEAEVKPPDDVLFVCKLNPVTEDEDLHTIFSRFGTVLSAEIIRDYKTGDSLCYAFIEFETRDACEAAYFKMDNALIDDRRIHVDFSQSVSKLWFQYRRKDNQMGKGRGCFKCGALDHMAKDCTGIPAAKLQPANYILKHDNRQHGGDQNSRYDMVFDGETPEVHEKRHGHHIPDDRISEQKMHRSSQDVRYRVDERKGSSDRHRQSDRTRGPGEDDMHREGKASLSRGSRRDQDYYEGKMDKEKHSERRTDRDDCRSKRSSDSVHRDDRAERREDEYYRKRTVDNDSHIKRRDEVESRKSMEVDHRKRRAVDGDRDYRRKNVDEDRHDAREKEPLRRKNSADYDGHKRREEHEHRHKGRNENDDDRRELDSGKRQRDDRRR; the protein is encoded by the exons ATGTCAGTGTTGATAGTAACGAGCTTAGGAGACATAGTAGTGGATTTGTACGCAGACAAATGCCCCTTGACCTGCAAAAACTTCTTGAAGCTCTGCAAGATCAAGTACTACAATGGCTGTCTATTCCACACAGTACAGAAGGATTTCACAGCGCAGACCGGTGACCCCACTGGGACTGGAACGGGTGGGGATTCAGTCTACAAGCTCCTTTATGGTGATCAGGCTCGATTCTTCAGCGACGAGATACATTTGGATTTGAAGCATTCCAAGATGGGCACAGTTGCTATGGCTAGTGCTGGAGAGAATCTCAATGCGTCCCAG TTCTATGTCACACTGCGTAGTGATCTGGACTATCTGGACGGGAAGCACACAGTTTTTGGAGAGGTAGCAGAAGGGATTGAGACTTTGACAAGAATAAATGATGCTTATGTCGATGAGAAGAACAGACCATATAAGAATATCCG AATCAAGCACACCTATGTATTGGATGATCCTTTTGATGACCCTCACCAGCTAGCTGAGTTAATTCCTGAGGCTTCTCCGGAAGGAAAACCAAATGATGAG GTTGATGTAGACGTACGCCTTGAAGATGATTGGGTGCCTTTGGATGAGCAATTGGGTCCTGCTGAGCTTGAGGAGATGGTCCGAGTCAAGGAAGCTCATTCTAGTGCAGTTGTTCTCGAGAGT ATTGGGGATATTCCTGAAGCTGAGGTAAAGCCTCCAGATGATGTGCTATTTGTTTGTAAACTGAATCCAGTTACTGAA GATGAGGACTTGCATACaatattttcacgttttggaacTGTATTATC GGCTGAGATAATCCGTGATTATAAAACTGGAGACAGCTTGTGCTATGCTTTCATTG AGTTTGAGACAAGAGATGCATGTGAGGCAGCATATTTTAAG ATGGATAATGCTTTAATTGATGATAGAAGGATTCATGTTGATTTTAGTCAAAGTGTTTCCAAATTGTGGTTCCAATACAGACGCAAAGATAACCAAATGGGTAAAG GGAGAGGTTGCTTCAAGTGTGGTGCTCTTGATCACATGGCAAAGGATTGCACTGGGATTCCTGCCGCTAAACTACAGCCTGCGAACTATATCTTAAAGCATGATAACAGACAGCATGGTGGAGATCAGAATTCTAG GTATGATATGGTATTTGATGGTGAGACTCCAGAAGTTCATGAAAAGAGGCATGGACATCACATTCCAGATGACCGAATTAGCGAACAAAAGATGCATAGAAGTTCACAAGATGTGAGATATAGGGTTGACGAGAGGAAAGGCTCAAGTGATAGGCACCGGCAGAGTGACAGAACTAGAGGACCTGGAGAAGATGATATGCATCGGGAAGGTAAAGCGAGTTTATCCCGTGGAAGTAGAAGAGACCAGGATTATTATGAAGGGAAAATGGACAAAGAAAAACATTCAGAGAGAAGAACGGATAGAGATGATTGTCGGAGTAAGCGAAGTTCAGACAGCGTTCATCGAGATGACCGTGCTGAAAGGAGGGAAGATGAATATTATAGGAAGAGAACTGTAGATAATGATAGCCATATAAAAAGAAGGGATGAAGTTGAGTCTAGAAAAAGTATGGAAGTCGATcatagaaaaagaagagcagtTGATGGTGACAGAGATTACAGAAGGAAAAATGTAGATGAGGATAGACATGATGCCAGGGAAAAAGAGCCGCTGCGTAGGAAAAACAGTGCAGACTATGATGGCCATAAGAGGAGGGAAGAACACGAGCATAGACATAAAGGcagaaatgaaaatgatgatgatcgTCGTGAACTTGACAGTGGCAAAAGGCAGCGAGATGATAGAAGGAGATGA